A region of Photobacterium sanguinicancri DNA encodes the following proteins:
- the gltB gene encoding glutamate synthase large subunit: MTLYDPRLEKDNCGFGLIAHIEGETSHKLVRTAISALDRMTHRGGIAADGKTGDGCGLLMKKPSDFYRIIAEEHSWKLAREFAIGMLFLSTDPIKAEQARKIITEELSKETLSIVGWRDVPINSQVLGPIAKESLPDIVQVFINAPAGWKPRDIDRRLYIARRRIEQRINQDPDFYICSLSTQVTVYKGLCMPADLPRFYTDLGDLRLQSSICLFHQRFSTNTQPRWPLAQPFRYLAHNGEINTIAGNRQWARARGYKFSSPLLPDLQTAAPFVNESGSDSSSLDNMLELFLAGGMDLFRAMRMLVPPAWQNHPDMDPELRAFYDFNSMHMEPWDGPAGIVMSDGRYAACNLDRNGLRPARYVITKDKLITLASEIGIWDYAPDEVLEKGRVGPGELLVIDTKFGKIWHSKDIDNDLMARHPYKEWLDSHVKHLTPFEQLDDEQVGSRSLSDNELSTYQKQFGMNREEIDQVLRVIGENGQEATGSMGDDAPMAVLSSKERSVTDYFRQMFAQVTNPPIDPLREKHVMSLATCIGREMNVFCETDGHAYRVAFKSPVLLYSDLVQLLELDSQYYRNSIVDINYDPAEKDLQQAILDLCDQAERLVRSGTVLIVLSDRGINASKVPIPAAMAVGAVQTRLVDTHLRCDANIVIETATARDPHQFAVLLGYGATAVYPYLAYESLSQQIDRGAINKPYRDVMINFRDGINKGLFKIMSKMGISTIASYRCSHLFEAVGLHQDVIGLCFKGTASRISGANFDDFQQDAINLARRAWLKRKPIEHGGLLKYVHGGEFHAYNPDVVGTLQQAVKSGDYQDYLAFAREVNERPVAAIRDLLQLTKSESPIAIEQVEAATELYKRFDSAAMSIGALSPEAHEALAIAMNRLGGHSNSGEGGEDPRRFGNERNSRIKQVASGRFGVTPHYLVNADIIQIKVAQGAKPGEGGQLPGHKVTTEIAKLRYAVPGVTLISPPPHHDIYSIEDLAQLIFDLKEVNPAAMVSVKLVSEPGVGTIATGVAKAYADLITISGYDGGTGASPLTSVKYAGSPWELGLAETQQALVANGLRHKIRLQVDGGLKTGLDVIKAAILGAESFGFGTAPMVALGCKYLRICHLNNCATGVATQDEKLRRDYFKGLPEQVMNYFVGLGQEVRELLAQLGVEKLTDLIGRTDLLIALDGFSAKQQKLDLTGLLHAPTPAEGKTLYCSEPNTPFDNAVLSQTLLEEALPAITARSGADLYHNIRNTDRSIGARLSGEIATRYGNQGMASSPINLHLTGTAGQSFGVWNAGGLNLHLIGDANDYVGKGMTGGKITIHPPMGSAFKSHEATIIGNTCLYGATGGKLFAAGTAGERFGVRNSGAIAVVEGVGDNACEYMTGGIVAILGTTGVNFGAGMTGGFAYILDQNGDFAGRVNPELVEALPLDDLAIHQEHLRGLIDHHLEETGSRRAQEILADFDLWIPKFYLAKPKSADVNTLLGHQSRSAAELRVQAQ, from the coding sequence ATGACACTGTATGACCCAAGGCTGGAAAAAGATAATTGTGGATTCGGCTTAATTGCCCATATCGAAGGCGAAACAAGCCATAAATTGGTACGAACAGCGATTTCAGCTCTGGATCGTATGACCCACCGTGGTGGTATCGCAGCCGATGGTAAAACGGGGGATGGTTGTGGGCTATTAATGAAAAAGCCCAGCGACTTCTACCGTATTATCGCCGAAGAACACAGCTGGAAATTGGCCCGCGAATTTGCCATTGGGATGTTATTTCTTAGCACCGACCCAATCAAAGCCGAGCAAGCCCGTAAAATTATCACTGAAGAACTCAGTAAAGAAACACTCTCCATTGTCGGTTGGCGCGATGTACCCATTAATTCACAAGTCTTAGGCCCTATCGCCAAAGAGTCACTGCCCGATATTGTCCAGGTATTCATCAATGCTCCTGCAGGCTGGAAGCCACGCGATATCGATCGTCGCCTGTATATTGCGCGTCGTCGTATCGAACAACGGATCAACCAAGACCCTGATTTTTATATCTGTAGCCTGTCGACCCAAGTGACCGTCTACAAAGGCCTTTGCATGCCCGCGGATTTACCGCGATTTTATACCGATTTGGGTGATCTTCGCTTACAGTCATCCATTTGTTTATTCCACCAGCGTTTTTCTACTAACACCCAACCTCGCTGGCCACTGGCACAGCCATTTCGTTACCTCGCACACAATGGTGAAATCAATACCATCGCAGGTAACCGCCAATGGGCACGCGCTCGAGGCTATAAGTTTTCCTCGCCATTATTGCCCGATTTACAAACTGCAGCCCCCTTTGTCAATGAAAGCGGCTCAGATTCATCAAGCCTAGATAACATGCTGGAGCTCTTTCTAGCAGGTGGGATGGATCTCTTCCGCGCGATGCGGATGTTAGTACCACCCGCATGGCAAAATCACCCAGACATGGATCCTGAGCTTCGCGCTTTTTACGATTTTAACTCCATGCACATGGAACCCTGGGATGGTCCCGCTGGCATCGTAATGTCAGACGGACGCTATGCCGCCTGCAACCTTGATCGTAATGGCTTACGCCCTGCTCGCTATGTGATCACCAAAGATAAACTTATCACTCTAGCTTCTGAAATTGGCATTTGGGATTACGCCCCCGATGAAGTATTAGAAAAAGGCCGTGTCGGTCCTGGCGAGCTGCTGGTTATCGACACCAAATTTGGCAAGATTTGGCACTCTAAAGACATCGACAACGATTTAATGGCCCGTCACCCGTATAAAGAGTGGCTCGATAGTCATGTCAAACACCTCACGCCATTTGAACAATTGGATGATGAGCAAGTCGGCAGCCGATCGTTATCCGATAACGAATTAAGCACCTACCAAAAACAATTTGGTATGAACCGTGAAGAAATAGACCAAGTACTTAGAGTGATTGGGGAAAATGGCCAAGAAGCCACAGGTTCGATGGGAGATGATGCACCGATGGCCGTGCTTTCTTCCAAAGAACGCAGTGTGACTGATTACTTTCGCCAAATGTTTGCCCAAGTGACCAACCCGCCGATTGATCCACTGCGCGAAAAGCATGTGATGTCGCTGGCCACCTGCATTGGTCGCGAGATGAATGTGTTTTGCGAAACCGATGGTCATGCCTACCGCGTCGCCTTTAAATCGCCCGTGCTGCTGTATTCCGATCTGGTTCAGCTACTTGAGCTCGACAGTCAATATTATCGCAACAGCATCGTAGACATTAACTACGACCCCGCAGAGAAAGACTTACAGCAAGCTATCCTCGATCTGTGTGATCAAGCCGAGCGCTTAGTCCGCAGTGGCACCGTGCTTATTGTGCTATCAGATCGGGGCATCAATGCCAGCAAAGTCCCAATTCCAGCGGCGATGGCAGTCGGGGCAGTACAAACCCGCTTGGTCGATACCCATTTACGCTGTGACGCTAACATAGTGATTGAAACCGCCACCGCCCGCGATCCACACCAATTTGCAGTATTACTCGGTTATGGCGCGACTGCCGTTTATCCATACCTTGCGTATGAATCGCTAAGCCAACAAATCGACAGAGGTGCAATCAATAAGCCGTACCGTGATGTCATGATCAACTTCCGCGATGGTATCAACAAAGGCTTATTTAAGATCATGTCAAAGATGGGCATTTCCACCATCGCCTCGTACCGCTGTTCACATTTATTTGAAGCGGTAGGGCTTCATCAAGATGTGATCGGCCTTTGTTTCAAAGGGACGGCTAGCCGTATTTCCGGTGCAAACTTCGATGATTTCCAACAAGATGCCATCAACTTAGCGCGTCGTGCATGGCTCAAACGTAAACCCATCGAACACGGCGGTTTGCTCAAATATGTGCATGGCGGTGAATTTCATGCCTATAACCCCGATGTTGTCGGCACACTCCAACAAGCGGTTAAATCAGGAGATTATCAAGATTATCTCGCCTTTGCCCGCGAGGTAAATGAACGTCCAGTTGCTGCTATCCGAGACTTGCTACAACTGACGAAAAGCGAAAGCCCTATCGCAATAGAACAAGTCGAAGCCGCCACTGAGTTATACAAACGCTTCGATTCTGCGGCAATGTCAATTGGCGCCCTTAGCCCCGAAGCACACGAAGCACTCGCCATTGCTATGAACCGCTTAGGCGGCCATTCCAACTCTGGCGAAGGTGGCGAAGACCCTCGTCGGTTTGGCAACGAGCGTAACTCACGGATCAAGCAGGTCGCCTCTGGTCGTTTTGGCGTTACCCCGCATTACTTAGTCAATGCCGATATTATCCAAATCAAAGTCGCCCAAGGCGCAAAACCCGGTGAGGGCGGTCAATTACCCGGCCATAAGGTCACTACCGAAATTGCTAAGCTGCGCTATGCCGTCCCTGGGGTCACGCTCATTTCACCGCCCCCGCACCACGATATTTACTCGATTGAAGATTTAGCCCAACTGATCTTTGATTTAAAAGAGGTCAACCCAGCCGCCATGGTCTCGGTCAAGCTGGTCTCTGAACCAGGCGTGGGAACGATTGCCACAGGTGTTGCTAAAGCCTATGCCGACTTGATCACTATATCAGGCTACGATGGCGGAACAGGCGCGAGCCCATTAACCTCCGTTAAATATGCAGGTAGTCCGTGGGAGTTGGGGCTAGCTGAAACGCAACAGGCCCTTGTGGCCAATGGCTTACGCCATAAAATCCGCCTGCAAGTGGATGGCGGCTTAAAGACAGGGTTAGATGTTATCAAAGCCGCCATTTTAGGTGCAGAAAGCTTTGGTTTTGGCACGGCGCCCATGGTGGCATTAGGCTGTAAATATCTGCGTATTTGTCACCTCAATAACTGTGCAACAGGCGTTGCAACCCAGGATGAAAAACTGCGCCGAGATTACTTCAAGGGCTTACCTGAGCAGGTAATGAATTACTTTGTTGGACTTGGCCAAGAAGTACGAGAGTTACTGGCACAACTTGGCGTTGAAAAACTCACCGACTTGATCGGCCGTACCGATTTACTGATCGCCCTTGATGGCTTCAGCGCCAAACAACAGAAGCTCGATTTAACTGGCCTACTTCACGCCCCCACCCCCGCAGAAGGCAAAACCTTGTATTGCAGCGAGCCCAATACCCCCTTCGATAACGCAGTCTTGAGCCAAACTTTACTGGAAGAAGCATTGCCCGCGATAACCGCACGCAGCGGCGCAGATTTATACCACAACATACGTAACACTGACCGCTCTATTGGGGCTAGATTATCCGGTGAAATTGCAACCCGTTACGGCAATCAAGGTATGGCATCTTCCCCCATTAATCTTCATTTGACGGGCACCGCAGGGCAATCTTTTGGAGTCTGGAATGCGGGCGGTCTTAACCTTCATCTTATTGGCGATGCTAACGATTATGTCGGCAAAGGTATGACAGGGGGGAAAATCACCATTCACCCCCCAATGGGCTCGGCCTTTAAATCACATGAAGCCACCATTATCGGAAACACCTGTTTATACGGCGCAACAGGCGGAAAACTGTTTGCAGCAGGTACCGCAGGTGAACGATTTGGCGTAAGAAACTCTGGCGCCATCGCTGTGGTTGAAGGCGTGGGCGATAATGCTTGTGAGTATATGACAGGCGGGATAGTCGCCATCTTAGGGACAACAGGTGTGAACTTTGGCGCAGGCATGACAGGCGGCTTTGCTTACATCCTAGACCAAAACGGTGACTTCGCCGGACGGGTAAACCCTGAACTGGTCGAAGCGCTTCCACTCGATGATTTAGCTATCCACCAAGAACACCTTCGTGGGCTTATCGACCACCATTTGGAAGAAACAGGATCACGCCGAGCCCAAGAAATTCTGGCCGATTTTGATCTATGGATTCCTAAGTTCTATCTCGCGAAACCGAAGTCAGCCGATGTGAACACCCTCTTGGGGCATCAAAGTCGTTCAGCCGCTGAACTACGCGTTCAAGCACAATAA
- a CDS encoding FAD-dependent oxidoreductase — protein MSQNIYQFIDVSRVDPAKKPLKIRKIEFVEIYEPFTQQQASAQSDRCLDCGNPYCEWKCPVHNYIPQWLQLANEGRIIEAVELSHQTNTLPEVCGRVCPQDRLCEGSCTLNADFGAVTIGNVEKYITDKAFEMGWKPDMSHVEWTDKKVAVIGAGPAGLSCADILVRNGVKPVVFDRYPEIGGLLTFGIPSFKLEKEVMINRRKIFTEMGVEFQLETEVGKDVQLADLIKDYDAVFLGVGTYKNMRAGLANEEAKGVYDALPFLISNTYKVMGLDTPTPFTDMKGKRVVVLGGGDTAMDCVRTSVRQGAKKVICAYRRDEANMPGSKREVKNAREEGVNFQFNLQPLGVEVDQAGHVTGIKVVKTALGEPDDAGRRRPEPVAGSEHIIKADAVIMAFGFQPHAMPWLSDYNVELDQWGRIQAPQDNAFPFQTSNPKIFAGGDAVRGSDLVVTAIDEGRRAADGIMDFLDV, from the coding sequence ATGAGCCAGAACATTTACCAATTTATTGATGTATCTCGCGTAGATCCAGCGAAAAAGCCACTCAAAATCAGAAAAATTGAGTTCGTTGAAATCTATGAACCCTTTACTCAGCAACAAGCCAGCGCCCAATCCGATCGCTGCCTCGATTGCGGTAACCCGTATTGTGAATGGAAATGCCCTGTCCACAATTACATTCCACAATGGCTTCAATTAGCCAATGAAGGCCGCATTATTGAAGCCGTCGAGCTCTCGCATCAGACCAACACCTTGCCTGAAGTCTGTGGTCGGGTGTGCCCACAAGATCGTTTATGTGAAGGGTCTTGCACCCTCAATGCCGATTTTGGTGCCGTCACCATCGGCAACGTCGAAAAGTACATTACCGATAAAGCCTTTGAAATGGGCTGGAAACCTGACATGTCACATGTTGAGTGGACCGACAAAAAAGTCGCGGTGATAGGCGCAGGACCTGCTGGCCTATCATGTGCTGATATTCTGGTGCGCAATGGCGTCAAACCCGTCGTCTTTGATCGTTATCCTGAAATTGGCGGCCTGCTCACTTTTGGTATCCCCTCGTTCAAATTAGAAAAAGAAGTGATGATTAACCGCCGTAAAATCTTCACTGAAATGGGCGTTGAGTTCCAGCTTGAGACTGAAGTAGGCAAAGACGTGCAACTGGCTGACTTAATCAAAGACTATGACGCGGTATTTCTTGGCGTTGGCACCTATAAAAACATGCGAGCAGGCCTAGCCAACGAAGAGGCCAAAGGCGTGTACGATGCACTGCCCTTTTTAATTTCTAATACTTACAAAGTGATGGGACTCGACACACCAACACCCTTTACCGATATGAAAGGAAAACGTGTGGTGGTACTTGGCGGCGGCGATACGGCGATGGACTGCGTACGTACCTCAGTGCGCCAAGGGGCCAAAAAAGTCATTTGTGCTTATCGCCGTGATGAAGCCAATATGCCGGGTTCCAAACGCGAAGTGAAAAACGCACGAGAAGAAGGGGTTAACTTTCAGTTTAACCTACAGCCACTAGGCGTCGAGGTAGACCAAGCAGGGCATGTCACTGGCATCAAAGTCGTCAAAACCGCCCTTGGTGAGCCCGACGATGCTGGCCGCCGCCGCCCTGAGCCCGTCGCTGGCAGCGAACATATTATTAAAGCCGATGCCGTGATCATGGCCTTTGGTTTTCAGCCACACGCCATGCCTTGGCTCAGTGATTACAATGTCGAGTTGGATCAATGGGGGCGTATTCAAGCACCACAAGATAACGCCTTTCCATTCCAAACCTCCAACCCTAAAATCTTTGCGGGCGGTGATGCTGTGCGCGGCTCCGATCTGGTAGTTACCGCCATTGATGAAGGGCGACGCGCAGCCGATGGAATCATGGATTTTCTGGATGTCTAA
- the mtnN gene encoding 5'-methylthioadenosine/S-adenosylhomocysteine nucleosidase produces the protein MKIGIIGAMEQEVAILKDQLTNCETHKKAGCTIYTGTLNGADIVLLQSGIGKVAAAVGSAIMLEVFQPDVVLNTGSAGGFDSSLNVGDVVISSEVRYHDADVTAFGYEIGQMAQQPAAFASDEKLMDIAAQALATMEDVHAIRGLICTGDAFVCSAEKQQFIRDNFPAVIAVEMEAAAIAQACHQFNVPFVVVRAISDVADKESPMSFDEFLPLAAKSSSVMVAKMAELLNQ, from the coding sequence ATGAAAATCGGCATTATCGGTGCGATGGAGCAAGAAGTTGCGATCCTAAAAGACCAACTGACTAACTGTGAAACACACAAAAAAGCAGGTTGTACCATTTATACAGGTACGCTAAACGGTGCCGATATCGTGTTACTGCAATCAGGTATTGGTAAAGTAGCCGCAGCTGTTGGCTCTGCAATTATGCTAGAAGTTTTCCAACCTGATGTGGTACTTAACACAGGTTCTGCGGGCGGCTTTGATAGCAGCCTAAACGTAGGTGATGTCGTGATTTCAAGCGAAGTTCGCTACCACGATGCCGATGTAACTGCATTTGGTTACGAAATCGGTCAAATGGCACAACAACCTGCCGCTTTTGCATCTGATGAAAAACTAATGGATATCGCTGCGCAAGCACTGGCAACAATGGAAGACGTGCACGCTATTCGCGGTCTAATTTGTACTGGCGATGCGTTTGTATGTAGCGCAGAGAAACAACAATTCATACGTGACAACTTCCCAGCAGTTATCGCTGTTGAAATGGAAGCAGCGGCTATTGCCCAAGCATGTCATCAGTTCAACGTACCATTTGTTGTTGTTCGCGCAATTTCAGATGTAGCAGACAAAGAATCGCCAATGAGCTTTGATGAGTTCCTACCACTGGCAGCGAAAAGCTCTTCAGTGATGGTAGCTAAAATGGCTGAGTTACTGAATCAGTAA
- a CDS encoding cobalamin biosynthesis family protein: protein MNDLLAILANNSTLLAMWGAIALHWLIAIPQDLHPLNLWQRLAIMLASRVNKPNDNRHQRLLSGLLTWSLMWLTMLIMLIACKQLVWIDALFDLTLLWFALGWKNISQLSHQLIKAYSAENKTLCRRLLSTTLNRQTESLSLLGLGKAGAETQLLGYGRQVIGVLFWYGLAGGIGALMYRLAVSLARVWSPTRKQYVFFGYPAIRILAVLDIVPLRLFALLIALGQNGKVALRSLWQQGENWQLPGPGWLLVATGNKLSLSLGGPAIYEDRKLERPRLGGKIAPAALHLAQIEQVAKSRVIIWLVVQSCLIILFQGAF, encoded by the coding sequence ATGAACGACCTTTTAGCGATACTCGCTAACAATAGCACCCTACTTGCAATGTGGGGTGCCATTGCATTGCATTGGCTTATTGCCATTCCGCAAGACCTTCACCCGCTCAACTTATGGCAACGCTTGGCCATCATGCTAGCCAGCCGCGTTAATAAACCTAATGATAACCGCCACCAACGTTTACTATCAGGTTTGCTAACTTGGTCACTAATGTGGCTTACCATGCTCATTATGCTGATTGCCTGCAAACAGTTAGTCTGGATTGACGCCCTGTTTGATCTCACCTTGTTATGGTTCGCATTGGGTTGGAAAAATATCAGCCAACTCAGCCACCAGCTGATCAAAGCCTATAGCGCCGAAAATAAAACCCTCTGTCGACGCCTACTCAGCACCACTCTTAATCGCCAAACGGAAAGCCTGTCTTTATTAGGGCTAGGAAAGGCGGGGGCTGAAACACAACTGCTCGGCTATGGTCGCCAAGTCATTGGCGTGCTGTTTTGGTACGGGCTCGCAGGTGGGATTGGTGCGCTTATGTATCGTCTTGCGGTCAGCCTAGCGCGCGTATGGTCACCAACCCGCAAGCAATATGTATTTTTTGGTTATCCTGCCATTCGCATTTTAGCGGTACTCGATATAGTTCCATTACGCTTATTCGCCTTACTTATCGCGCTGGGACAAAACGGAAAAGTGGCGTTACGCAGTTTATGGCAGCAAGGTGAAAACTGGCAGCTTCCAGGACCTGGCTGGCTACTTGTCGCAACGGGCAACAAACTATCACTTTCTCTCGGAGGGCCTGCAATTTATGAAGACCGTAAATTGGAACGTCCACGCTTAGGCGGGAAAATAGCCCCTGCGGCTTTACACCTTGCTCAAATCGAGCAAGTCGCTAAAAGCCGAGTCATCATTTGGCTGGTGGTACAAAGTTGTCTTATCATTCTTTTCCAAGGAGCTTTTTAA
- the btuF gene encoding vitamin B12 ABC transporter substrate-binding protein BtuF, producing MSFATQPATRVISLSPHMTELAYAAGLGDKLIAATEYSDYPKAALKLERVANHRGIKLERIVALQPDLILAWKSGNPPREMAKLEQLGFNVVYSTSKELPAIADTIERLGQYADSPVQAQQAQQAANDYREKLAALTLKYQRQEKVRYFYQLSAAPIITAADGHWPTQVFQVCGGENIFAASKAPYPQVSQEQVVIRQPEIIFGTSHANTNVDIWQDWQGKIPAVDNRQIFTVNSDWLNRPTPRTLKAIKQVCDHLDTVREQRRATQ from the coding sequence ATGAGTTTTGCAACACAACCCGCAACTCGAGTGATAAGCTTATCTCCTCACATGACTGAGCTAGCGTATGCCGCAGGGTTAGGCGATAAGCTGATTGCAGCAACGGAATACAGCGATTACCCCAAAGCCGCACTCAAGCTAGAACGCGTCGCCAATCATAGAGGCATTAAATTAGAACGCATTGTTGCCCTTCAGCCCGATCTGATCCTGGCATGGAAAAGTGGTAACCCCCCTCGAGAAATGGCCAAGCTTGAGCAGCTGGGATTCAATGTTGTCTACTCCACTTCAAAAGAACTGCCAGCCATTGCCGACACCATCGAGCGACTGGGTCAATACGCCGACTCCCCCGTACAAGCACAACAAGCACAACAAGCAGCGAACGATTACCGTGAAAAGCTCGCAGCACTGACCCTGAAATATCAGCGCCAAGAAAAAGTACGCTACTTTTATCAGCTCAGCGCCGCTCCAATAATCACCGCCGCGGATGGACACTGGCCGACTCAAGTGTTTCAAGTCTGTGGTGGTGAGAACATTTTTGCCGCAAGTAAAGCCCCATATCCGCAGGTATCACAAGAGCAAGTTGTGATCCGCCAACCAGAAATCATATTTGGTACCTCTCACGCCAATACAAATGTTGATATATGGCAAGACTGGCAGGGTAAAATACCTGCTGTCGATAATCGACAGATATTTACCGTGAATTCAGACTGGCTTAACCGCCCGACACCTCGAACGCTAAAAGCGATCAAGCAGGTATGCGATCACCTAGACACGGTACGAGAACAACGACGTGCGACACAGTAG
- a CDS encoding TRIC cation channel family protein yields the protein MLIYLLDMFGTAVFAVSGVLLAGRLRMDPFGVVVLASVTAIGGGTIRDMALGATPVFWITDTNYLWVIFITCLFTMAAIRRPQKLPWYVLPVADAIGLAVFVAIGVEKALRFGASPMVAVIMGVLTGCGGGVIRDVLAREIPMVLRTEVYATACILGGIVHTTGLLTGFTTEVSSLAGIITTLTIRLAAIRWHLSLPSLTLR from the coding sequence ATGCTTATCTATCTCCTTGATATGTTTGGTACTGCTGTATTCGCAGTATCAGGTGTGCTCTTGGCTGGACGGTTACGAATGGATCCCTTTGGCGTTGTGGTACTCGCCAGCGTAACGGCTATTGGTGGTGGTACTATTCGTGACATGGCGCTGGGTGCAACGCCTGTGTTCTGGATCACTGATACCAATTACCTTTGGGTGATCTTCATTACATGCTTATTCACGATGGCCGCTATTCGTCGACCTCAAAAGCTGCCGTGGTATGTTCTCCCTGTTGCCGATGCCATAGGTTTAGCGGTATTTGTCGCCATTGGTGTTGAAAAAGCATTACGTTTTGGCGCATCACCTATGGTGGCTGTGATCATGGGTGTGCTTACAGGCTGTGGCGGTGGTGTGATCCGTGATGTACTGGCGCGTGAGATCCCCATGGTATTACGTACTGAGGTATACGCGACTGCCTGTATTCTTGGTGGTATCGTGCACACAACAGGTTTGTTAACTGGTTTTACAACCGAAGTATCCTCACTTGCGGGCATCATCACCACGCTGACGATTCGTCTCGCGGCTATCCGCTGGCACTTGTCGTTACCATCACTGACACTACGCTAA
- a CDS encoding VOC family protein codes for MKPYVEHANITIKDIVHTITFLQTAIPEFNVRHRGYNETYRWCHIGTQDSYLALQEVLERTQVDRNPYVDIGINHVGLVIDDVDAAKVRLLAAGYVQNDLATDHPWRKRIYFFDQDGVEWEFIEYLSQQAKERNDYDL; via the coding sequence ATGAAACCCTACGTTGAGCATGCCAACATTACGATCAAAGATATCGTTCACACCATTACGTTTCTACAAACTGCGATACCTGAATTTAACGTTCGACATCGCGGATACAACGAGACTTATCGTTGGTGTCACATAGGCACGCAAGACAGCTATTTAGCATTACAAGAGGTACTTGAGCGCACTCAGGTCGACCGTAACCCGTATGTCGATATTGGGATTAATCATGTGGGTTTGGTGATTGACGATGTGGATGCAGCCAAAGTGCGATTGCTGGCCGCTGGCTATGTGCAGAATGATCTGGCGACCGATCACCCTTGGCGAAAACGTATCTATTTCTTTGACCAAGATGGTGTGGAGTGGGAGTTTATTGAATACCTGAGTCAGCAAGCGAAAGAGCGTAATGACTATGATCTTTGA
- the tyrS gene encoding tyrosine--tRNA ligase, which yields MVSIEQALAEIKRGVDELIPEEELIAKLKENRPLRIKLGADPTAPDIHLGHTVILNKLRTFQELGHDVTFLIGDFTGMVGDPTGKNTTRPPLTREDVLANAETYKEQVFKILDPAKTKIEFNSTWLSELGAEGMIRLAANQTVARMLERDDFKKRYADGRPIAIHEFMYPLLQGYDSVAMETDVELGGTDQKFNLLMGRELQKANGQKPQVVLTMPLLVGLDGVKKMSKSAHNYIGVNDVPNEMFGKIMSISDDLMWNYFECLSFRPLEEIAQFKEDMANGKNPRDVKILLAKEIIARFHSEADADAAEQEFINRFQKGAMPEEMPELEFEAGMAIGNLLKEAGLVNSTSDAMRMIRQGAAKIDGDKIEDTKLIPAAGTAVYQVGKRKFARITLK from the coding sequence ATGGTCAGCATTGAACAGGCTTTAGCTGAGATTAAGCGTGGTGTCGATGAGCTTATTCCAGAAGAAGAGCTGATTGCCAAGTTAAAAGAAAACCGTCCATTACGTATCAAACTGGGTGCAGATCCAACAGCCCCAGATATCCACCTAGGTCACACAGTTATCCTAAACAAGCTACGCACTTTCCAAGAGCTTGGCCACGATGTGACATTCCTAATCGGTGATTTCACCGGCATGGTGGGTGACCCAACAGGCAAAAACACCACGCGTCCACCGTTGACTCGTGAAGATGTTTTAGCAAATGCTGAAACGTACAAAGAACAAGTATTCAAAATTCTAGACCCAGCAAAAACCAAAATTGAGTTCAACTCTACATGGTTATCTGAGCTAGGTGCTGAAGGTATGATCCGTCTAGCGGCAAACCAAACGGTTGCACGTATGCTAGAACGTGATGACTTTAAAAAGCGTTATGCTGACGGTCGTCCAATTGCTATTCATGAATTCATGTACCCATTGCTACAAGGTTACGATTCTGTGGCGATGGAAACTGACGTAGAGCTTGGTGGTACTGATCAGAAGTTCAACCTTCTGATGGGGCGTGAGCTACAAAAAGCGAACGGTCAAAAACCACAGGTTGTGTTAACCATGCCACTATTGGTTGGTTTAGACGGCGTGAAGAAAATGTCGAAGTCGGCGCACAACTACATTGGTGTGAACGACGTGCCAAACGAAATGTTTGGTAAGATCATGTCTATCTCTGACGATCTTATGTGGAACTACTTCGAATGCTTGTCATTCCGTCCACTAGAAGAAATCGCGCAGTTTAAAGAAGACATGGCGAACGGTAAAAACCCTCGCGATGTTAAGATCTTGCTAGCGAAAGAAATCATTGCTCGCTTCCACTCTGAAGCCGATGCTGACGCAGCAGAGCAAGAGTTCATCAACCGTTTCCAAAAAGGTGCGATGCCAGAAGAAATGCCTGAGCTTGAGTTTGAAGCGGGTATGGCGATTGGTAACCTACTAAAAGAAGCAGGCCTGGTTAACTCGACATCAGATGCGATGCGTATGATCCGCCAAGGTGCAGCCAAGATCGACGGTGATAAAATCGAAGATACTAAGCTAATTCCTGCGGCAGGTACTGCGGTTTACCAAGTCGGTAAACGTAAGTTTGCACGTATTACTCTGAAGTAA